The region TGTGGAGTATATAGTATCTGATAAGATATTCGAGACTTTGCCTCCGGATGAGCAGAAGCTCTGGCACACTCATGCTTATGAGGTTAGTTTAGCGGCTTGATTCTGTAGATTTATTAAGGATTCTGGTTCCGGACAAGCGAGATTGTAACTACTTGTTCGTGAAAATTTCTCGAATGAGTTTAACATGGAAAATTCACTAATTTTTTGCCGATTGTTTGCCAACAATAGGTAAATGTGGATCAGCGCCTGTTTACTACTCCCTCTCTCCCCTTAGTTTGTATACCTTGGGGGACCCCTTAGGTTGTATAGCTCGATGACCGGGAATCGACACGCATTTTAATTCTATACTTTGAAGTATAGTTTtgtaaataatttttaattttttttcttttgaataAAACTTTGATGTCtggatttaaaaaaaaaaattaaaaataaattatagaagtATACTTTTTATCTTATAATGCGTGTCAAACATTCAAAGATTTTATACAAAGGGAGtaatgtttatatatttattgatTCAAAGTTATATACTTATGTCCGAACTTTGTGTACAGATCAAGTCAGGCCTGTGGATGAATCCTCGGGTTCCGGAAATGGTGATGAAACCCGAATTAGAAAATCTTACCAAAACCTACGGCAAGTTTTGGTGCACATGGCATACTGACCGCGGTGATAATCTCGTGTGCAATTTTTCATGTTCTAAAAacatttaaaaatttaaattccATTTAACAACTGTAGTTCATATTGGTGTTTGCAGGAGATGTGCTTCCAATTGGACCGCCAGCACTAATGATGTCGCCGCAAGCGGTGAACTTAGGGATGGTGAAGCCCGAGCTTCTGAAGAAGAGGGACGACAAGTACAATGTGTCGAGTGAGGCTCTCAAGACATCGCGGGTCGAGCTGCCCGAGCCGGAGTGGCTGAATCCGCAAGCGGATTACTGGAAGCAGCATGGCAAGGGTTTCAAGATTGATGTGGAGACTATGGAGATGAAACGCAGGGAAGGGGTGGGCTTTCCTTGAAGATGTTTGATGAGCTTGAGTTTGTGATAGGACTATGAATCTACTTTTGTTTATAAATGTCTACTTTTGTGGTGTTGTGTAATATTGGAGTGTTGTATATCTATGCTTATGTACAAGCTGGTAATTATGTTTAATTTTCGACCAACTGGTTTTTGTACGTTCTATTACGAACGTCTCTCTCCCCATTTTGACATTagtaaattaatatatttatataatatttatcaAGAAGACTAAGCATACAATAAGGATATATTACGTTTTATTGACTAGCTAGTGCTTTAACCATTATCTCTTCGCAAAACAAAGTATAATTACGTAGCTAGATCACACGTTTAAGGATATAAATTTAGATTATCCATATCTATACCCAAATAGCTTTTGCTTCAATGAGCATTGGTTTAAGCTTCCCCTTCACATTCAGACTCATTACCTCATTTGATCCCCCAACTAATTTCTTTCCGATGAACACGGTTGGCACGGTCGGTTTTCGACCTAGCTCCGTCAATCCTTTCTCCAGTTCTTGTCCATTCGCGACCTCGTCGAGCTCGTAAACAGTAGGGTTTGCCCCGAAACTGCAAATTAGCGTCTTGATTGTGTAGCTAATGCAACAAGAGCTTTTGCTGAAGATCACGACTGGATCTTCGGAGCCTAGTCTCTTCACCATTTCCATTGCACACACTGTATAactgttaaaagagatttaaTTACAGATATGCGAAGACAAGTTTATAAGAAATTTTTTTACGAGGTTTCGAGAGAGAGATTAGGTTTTGATGTGAGTGGCTTCATGTTGTCTAGCCATGCAACATATATATAGAGACATAGATAGGGGCTTTAGAGAGTAATCTATTTGTACGTACTATGTCTTTTTATGATTACAAAAACAATGATTTAGCTTATTCCGTATGGGGAATATTATGATGGTTCTAACAAAATATATTTTAGTTTGCTTTATTTTTTTGACATTTTACAGTCTTTTTTAACCGCGTTATTGACATACCGACTTCACTCTCCGATtgattaaatatttatataagtaattaatattaagatgaaagttggagatcgatattttataatatattctGCGATCAAaatactataaaatatattattttgtaaaGTATGCTCTAATGATTATCACTAACTTATTAATAAAATTGTTGAAGATCATTTAATTTTAGTAAGTAAAATGTGCATGTTCTGCAAGTTAAACAAATATTCTGTAAAATAAACATGTTTCGTAACATTGAACATTTTATAATATTTTGCATGCAGTACATATATAAGAAGATTTTATGTATGTATAGCAAAATAATAcgttttataatatttttatgaaGATTTTTTT is a window of Apium graveolens cultivar Ventura chromosome 11, ASM990537v1, whole genome shotgun sequence DNA encoding:
- the LOC141698570 gene encoding oil body-associated protein 2C, which encodes MAKKGTTGAGDEQIPPGKAMSVEHHMLDKGAQMMQALKPIKEMNQHVCTFALYGDDMTRQIETHHYVTRLNQDFLQCAVYDSDESLGRLIGVEYIVSDKIFETLPPDEQKLWHTHAYEIKSGLWMNPRVPEMVMKPELENLTKTYGKFWCTWHTDRGDVLPIGPPALMMSPQAVNLGMVKPELLKKRDDKYNVSSEALKTSRVELPEPEWLNPQADYWKQHGKGFKIDVETMEMKRREGVGFP
- the LOC141698571 gene encoding monothiol glutaredoxin-S2-like translates to MEMVKRLGSEDPVVIFSKSSCCISYTIKTLICSFGANPTVYELDEVANGQELEKGLTELGRKPTVPTVFIGKKLVGGSNEVMSLNVKGKLKPMLIEAKAIWV